The Apis mellifera strain DH4 linkage group LG8, Amel_HAv3.1, whole genome shotgun sequence genome contains a region encoding:
- the LOC724979 gene encoding forkhead box protein A2-A-like encodes MPRPSRDTYGDQKPPYSYISLTAMAIWSSRDKMLPLAEIYKFIADRFPYYRKDTRRWQNSLRHNLSFNDCFIKVPRGPHRPGKGAYWALHPAALSMFENGSLLRRRKRFKLHKPDKELLKSELQALASAMPPPHSESSPVLSINPNAQTSSLTVANLHRLRDDLLRWELQERRLAMTSGGNSSPSFTTPEAGSSYYLLSPEVRQRLAGTDEILRGYESNLLQAGSWSFPGFQVSPYVSQLSYFQTDIPESRQICAGNAEAGVPEKTDSRLFLETARGATIESADGKVRCPPLEAGISNQTSIQPGQKKKKKPFTIENIIAPDDEQISSNSEDEKRSSGNLLVPRPLYAGFSFGLPTNKIPYETAT; translated from the exons ATGCCTCGACCGTCGAGGGACACTTACGGCGATCAGAAGCCGCCATATTCCTACATCTCGTTGACAGCGATGGCGATATGGTCGTCGAGGGACAAGATGCTGCCGCTGGCCGAGATCTACAAATTCATCGCCGATCGGTTCCCCTATTACAGAAAGGACACACGAAGATGGCAGAACTCGTTGAGGCACAATCTGTCCTTCAACGATTGCTTCATCAAG GTGCCAAGGGGGCCCCACCGTCCTGGCAAGGGCGCCTACTGGGCTCTTCACCCGGCAGCCCTCTCCATGTTCGAGAACGGCTCCCTTCTACGGCGCAGAAAACGTTTCAAGCTGCACAAACCCGATAAGGAATTGTTGAAATCCGAGCTTCAGGCGTTGGCGTCCGCCATGCCGCCTCCTCACTCCGAATCCTCGCCCGTCCTGTCGATAAATCCCAACGCGCAGACGAGCAGCCTCACTGTTGCCAATCTTCATCGTCTTCGCGACGATTTGCTCCGTTGGGAGTTGCAGGAGCGCCGCCTAGCCATGACTTCTGGCGGCAACAGCTCGCCAAGTTTCACCACGCCCGAGGCTGGATCAAGCTACTATCTATTGTCACCAGAGGTTAGACAGAGACTGGCCGGAACGGACGAGATCCTTCGCGGTTACGAGAGCAACCTGTTGCAAGCAGGAAGTTGGAGTTTTCCAGGCTTCCAAGTGTCCCCGTACGTGTCTCAGCTCTCCTACTTTCAGACAGACATACCGGAAAGTAGACAGATCTGCGCTGGAAACGCAGAGGCTGGTGTCCCCGAAAAGACTGACTCCAGGCTTTTCCTGGAGACCGCGAGAGGCGCCACGATCGAGTCTGCCGATGGTAAAGTTCGATGTCCGCCGTTAGAGGCAGGAATTTCCAATCAGACGAGTATCCAGCCCGgccagaagaagaagaagaaaccgtTCACCATCGAGAATATTATCGCGCCGGACGATGAACAGATTTCGAGCAATTCCGAGGACGAGAAGAGATCTTCGGGCAACCTTCTGGTACCTAGACCGCTTTACGCCGGATTCTCGTTCGGCCTGCCCACGAATAAGATCCCGTACGAGACTGCCACCTGA